The sequence ttcgatcgtagttccgtttttctaagttgcaaattagttggcgaaaaaatattttctttttatttttttattaatttataacaaaatttttacaaaaatgtaagtaaaacttgttaagaaacgtagaaggcttgatgatgattgtttttgatatgtatgtatttggcaACTCTAACACTTACGATATTACAATACCTAACATAAGTATATAATGTAAATTTAAGGTTCCTTATTGTCTTGTTCTTTTCAATAAAGTTAGTTTCTCACTAGCAGTTCCCGGTGTCGTATTAATTCtgcaatatatacatattactgGCGACGAGAAATAAGGAAGAAACCACGTgtaatttatttgtacaaaagTTAAACAATAAATGTTGCTTTAATATACAAGAAATATATTAAAAGTGAACAGGAAACAATggcaaataaagtgtttgttggAAGTATCGAGTTTTACGTGTTAGGCGAGGATTTTTCGCTATACGCTAGAAGACTTAAGCACCTTTTGTCGCTGAATAATGTTTTTGAAAATagcgcaaaaatttcatttctggTGAGCTTAGGAGGTCCCGACCTTTATAAAGTGTTGGTCAACTTGATCGCTCCTAAAACAGAAACTGATGCGACGATCAAATTCGACGACCTAATTGAAAATTTATCAAAGCACTTCATGCCGAAGAAAAACGTGATCGCTGAGTGCTTTAAATTCTTTAAAAGGTCACAGAGGACAGGGGAACCGTTGCAGGAGTATGTCGTGGAATTGAAACAAATTGCCCAACATTGTGAGTTTGGAACATTCCAAGATAAAGCATTACTAATCCAGTTTGTGTGTGGAATCTCCGAGGAGAAAATTCAAAATCGGCTTTTAAACGATACAGAACTTACGACATTTGAGAAAGCAGTCGGAATTGCGACAGCAATGGAAATGACAACCAAAAGCTTGGTAGCTATGAAACAAGGGGATGGTCACGTACATGCATTGAATGGTGGTAGAACAAGCTCGAGAGACCAGAAGAGGCGAACATCAAATAGCAGTCGAGTTAATAGCAATGACAAAAGAGAGAAAACTGACAAAAATATCGGCAGTCAACGAGAAGAAGAACGGCGAGAAAGACGACGCGTGAGGTGTTTTAGATGTGGTGCAATTGGACACATACAACGGTATTGCAGACAACCTAGAAAGAGTAACGTGAACAATTTGGAAGCTGACAATGAAAGTGAAAGCAGTGATGCGGAAGAGAACTCTGAGTACGATTGTAGGTATTTAAATAATTGTAAAACAGTAGAGAACATAAGACcgcataaagtaaaattaaatattaGTGGAAAAACTATTGAATTCGAAGTAGACACAGGTGCTAGCGAGACAGTTATAAGTAAGTTtcattataatttatattttaagaaAGTTAAATTGATTTTGGGAAGAAAAAGCATGAAGTTGATATCCGGTGATTGCATTTGTTCAATAGGTAAACTCCAAGTAAAAGTGCGTGTACAAAATGATTCGTTTAATTTATATATGAATGTATTAGACACATATGATGACTTTACTCCTCTGTTAGGTAGAACTTGGCTTGAAATTTTATTACCGTCGTGGCGGAGAATGTTGGAATTCGGAAAAGATGAAAATGTTTGCCACTCCATAAAAACTGCTGCGCCAAGTATAATTGCGAAATATAGAAAAGTATTTACGAAATCCAATGACGTAGTAATAAAAGATTTCAAAGCGGAGATCGTACTAAAAGAGGACGCATGTCCAATTTTTTGTAAAGCTTCAACAGTTCCTTATGGACTACGGGTTAGTGTTGAAAAGGAGATAAAAAGATTATGCGAAGAGGGAGTGTTAATTCCAGTTACGAGAAGTAAATGGGCAAGTCCCGTAGTTATTGTAAACAAAGGAGACGGGAAAATTCGGCTGTGTGTTAATTGCAAGCGTACGATTAACAAATATGTGGAAACTGAACACATACCGATTCCGCGAATCGATGACATTTTAGCAGGAATGGCGGGGTGGAATGtgttttgtaaaattgatttaatggGTGCTTATTTACAAGTGGAAGTGTCTGAGCGGTCACGGGAATTGTTAACAATTAATACACATATTGGTCTTTTTCAATATACCAAACTAATTTTTGGG is a genomic window of Eurosta solidaginis isolate ZX-2024a chromosome 4, ASM4086904v1, whole genome shotgun sequence containing:
- the LOC137249931 gene encoding uncharacterized protein, yielding MANKVFVGSIEFYVLGEDFSLYARRLKHLLSLNNVFENSAKISFLVSLGGPDLYKVLVNLIAPKTETDATIKFDDLIENLSKHFMPKKNVIAECFKFFKRSQRTGEPLQEYVVELKQIAQHCEFGTFQDKALLIQFVCGISEEKIQNRLLNDTELTTFEKAVGIATAMEMTTKSLVAMKQGDGHVHALNGGRTSSRDQKRRTSNSSRVNSNDKREKTDKNIGSQREEERRERRRVRCFRCGAIGHIQRYCRQPRKSNVNNLEADNESESSDAEENSEYDCRYLNNCKTVENIRPHKVKLNISGKTIEFEVDTGASETVINFCT